From Salinirubellus salinus, the proteins below share one genomic window:
- a CDS encoding universal stress protein, translating to MYRDGPGVGRRGRRHRGGRTCHGVPPDEILAYADRIDASVIVVGEHGEHAEHFGGVGRAVADRADREVVVVSAAENEA from the coding sequence GTGTATCGCGATGGTCCGGGAGTTGGCCGACGAGGCCGACGTCACCGTGGAGGGCGGACCTGTCACGGGGTCCCGCCGGACGAGATTCTGGCGTACGCAGACAGGATCGACGCCTCGGTCATCGTCGTCGGCGAACACGGCGAACACGCCGAGCACTTCGGCGGCGTGGGCCGCGCTGTGGCCGACCGGGCGGACCGGGAGGTCGTCGTGGTCTCGGCCGCCGAGAACGAGGCGTGA